In Armatimonadota bacterium, one DNA window encodes the following:
- a CDS encoding 6,7-dimethyl-8-ribityllumazine synthase, whose product MPRVIEGKLDATGLKFGIVVSRFNEFITGKLLAGALDAIVRHGGSDEDVDVVWMPGSFELPLAAKKMAESGRYDAIICVGAVIRGGTSHFDFVAGEAAKGIAQAAMQTGIPVIFGVITTETIEQAIERAGTRLPNRGFEAAVTAIEAVNALKQIG is encoded by the coding sequence ATGCCCAGAGTGATCGAAGGCAAGCTCGACGCCACCGGCCTCAAGTTCGGGATCGTAGTCTCCCGGTTCAATGAGTTCATCACCGGAAAACTGCTGGCCGGGGCGCTGGATGCCATCGTACGCCACGGAGGGTCGGATGAGGACGTGGACGTGGTCTGGATGCCCGGGTCTTTCGAGCTGCCTCTGGCGGCGAAGAAAATGGCCGAATCCGGCCGGTATGACGCGATCATCTGCGTCGGAGCGGTCATCCGCGGGGGCACGAGCCACTTCGATTTCGTGGCCGGTGAAGCGGCCAAAGGCATCGCGCAGGCCGCCATGCAGACCGGCATTCCCGTGATTTTCGGTGTCATCACCACCGAGACCATTGAGCAGGCCATCGAGCGTGCGGGCACCCGCCTGCCCAACCGCGGGTTCGAGGCCGCCGTAACCGCAATTGAGGCCGTGAACGCGCTCAAACAGATCGGCTGA
- a CDS encoding trypsin-like peptidase domain-containing protein, protein MSSRSGPSACSVVVLALIFGVIGGGVGAWLFTRTQGETPPPVNLPTQPGTTVSQSAGTLEVVTDKDAIVNAVKRISPSVVKVIGSRPPRNWQELLMSGGIIEGMGSGFIFEYDGRKLVMTNTHVIGDFTDLTLKLTDGRELKAKPLGRKQAEDLAVLEIIDPPDDLVAAKLGDSQKLSPGEWVIAVGNPFNFEHTVTVGVVSALAMRQIGETTRNVIQTDAAINAGNSGGPLVDLAGNVVGINFAIFDPQRNQVATTVGIGFAIPINEAKELMYFLVHRGPYVGFAQVTPNSMGLSRFLGLDTDKGFVVRAIYTPSPAAEAGIEIHDVILAVDGKPIASLDELQRAIFRHKIGETITFTVQRGRKTLDVKVVAGRAPDDIYF, encoded by the coding sequence GTGAGTTCCAGGAGCGGCCCCAGCGCATGTTCCGTCGTCGTGCTCGCGTTGATCTTCGGGGTCATCGGCGGGGGGGTAGGCGCGTGGCTGTTCACACGCACCCAGGGCGAGACCCCTCCGCCGGTCAACCTGCCGACACAACCCGGCACCACCGTCTCTCAGAGCGCCGGGACTCTCGAAGTCGTCACTGACAAGGACGCCATCGTCAATGCGGTCAAGCGCATCAGTCCCTCGGTGGTGAAGGTCATCGGCAGCCGCCCACCCCGCAATTGGCAGGAGCTACTGATGAGCGGCGGCATCATCGAGGGCATGGGCTCCGGCTTCATTTTCGAGTATGACGGCCGCAAGCTGGTCATGACTAACACTCATGTTATCGGTGATTTCACAGACCTGACCCTCAAACTCACCGACGGCCGGGAACTCAAGGCCAAGCCCCTTGGCCGCAAGCAGGCCGAAGACCTTGCAGTGCTGGAGATCATCGACCCGCCGGACGACCTCGTCGCGGCGAAGCTGGGGGACTCTCAGAAACTTTCCCCGGGCGAATGGGTCATCGCTGTCGGCAACCCCTTCAACTTCGAGCACACCGTCACTGTCGGCGTGGTCAGCGCCCTGGCTATGCGCCAGATCGGCGAAACGACCCGCAATGTGATCCAGACCGATGCAGCGATCAACGCCGGAAACAGCGGCGGCCCGCTGGTGGACCTCGCAGGTAATGTGGTCGGGATCAATTTCGCGATTTTCGACCCCCAGCGCAACCAGGTGGCCACCACGGTGGGCATAGGCTTCGCGATCCCCATCAATGAAGCCAAGGAACTCATGTATTTCCTGGTCCACCGAGGGCCGTACGTGGGCTTTGCCCAGGTCACGCCCAACAGCATGGGCCTGTCCCGCTTCCTCGGGCTGGACACTGACAAGGGCTTTGTGGTGCGCGCGATCTACACCCCCAGCCCGGCAGCGGAAGCGGGGATCGAGATCCACGACGTGATCCTGGCCGTCGACGGAAAGCCCATAGCCAGCCTGGATGAACTTCAGAGGGCTATCTTCCGACACAAGATCGGCGAGACCATCACCTTCACCGTGCAGCGGGGCCGCAAGACTCTTGACGTAAAGGTAGTCGCCGGCAGAGCCCCGGACGACATCTACTTCTGA